The sequence ATTTTAGACTATTTGAAACAATTTGGAACGGCCACCATTCCGAAGTTTGGTGTATTTTCTCTGGAAAATTCTAAAGCAGTCCTCAACTCAGAAAACGGAAGCATCCTTCCGCCCTCCACCAAAATTGCGTTTCATTCTGATTATCAGGTTTTATCTGATGATTTGGTGCAGTTTATCAGCAGTCAGAAAGCGGTTTCAAAAGAAGCAGCAGAAAACGAATTGCAGATTCAAACTGATTTTTGGAAAAAGAAATTGCAGGCAGAACAGGTTTTGGAGATTCAAGATCTTGGAACTATTTTCATCGAAGACGGACAGCTTCATTTTAAAGGAAACCGTTTAGAATCTGATCATCCCGATTTTTATGGTTTAGAAGAAATCCACTTTTCAGATATTAACAAAGGTGAGACTTTTGAAACGCCTAAAAATATAGAGAAAGATTACAAATTCAATAAATCAATCCTTTGGATTTTCTTGTTCATCGTTCCGGTTTTAGGAATGTTGTATTTAGCATACACCCAGCAGGAATTGATTTTCGGAAAAAAATCTTTTGATAATGTTTCGGTACAGACCAAAACGAAAAGGATTGAAAAGAAAATTTCGGTAAAAATTGATTCAGTTCAGATAAAAAAAGCAGATTCTTTAAAAGTTTTTAAGGCAGATTCTTTAAGAAAAGATTCAATAAAACAAGCTGCAAAAACTTGGAAACCAAGCTCCCAAAAAAGAAAATCAAGATGGCAAAAATAAAAAAAGCGTCAGAATCTCTGACGGTGATGACCAATATCGTACTTCCCAATGATACCAATCAGTTGAGAAATCTTTTCGGAGGCGAATTATTGGCAAGAATGGATCGTTGTGCTTCCATCTCAGCAACCAGACATTGCGAAAGAAGAGTAGTAACAGCTTCTGTAAACCACGTTTCATTTGACCATCCGATTCCGGAAGGAGGAATCGTTGTGATGGAATCTAAAGTTTCGCGTGCATTCTCAACATCAATGGAAATTTATGTTGATGTTTGGTTGGATGATCCAATTAATCACAAAAAAATTCAGACCAATAAAGGAATTTACACTTTCGTGGCGGTGGATGAGTTTAATAGACCCATTCCGATTCCTGCAATGGAACCTGAGACGGAGCTTGAAGTGGAAAGATTCGATGCCGCGTTAAGAAGAAAAGAGCTTTCTCTAATTCTTTCAGGAAGAATGAAGCCATCAGAATCTGTGGAACTTAAGAAATTATTTCAAGATCCTTCTTAAAATAAATAAATTAATAGTAAATCTACGACTCTGCTTAGCTTGATAAAATATAAAAAATCATTCTGAGCAGAGTCGTAGAATTTTAAGGTAAAATATCAATAGTTAATTTTAAAAAAAATGAAGATTCTCCTTTTAGATAAAAATCACCCGCTCATCACCGAACAACTTTTAGAAAAAACTTTATTTTGGAAGAAGATTTTACGTCTTCTTACAATGAGGTTTGCTATAAAATTGAAAATTATGAAGGGATCATCATCAGAAGCAGAATTCCTTTAGACCAAAACTTTTTAGAGAAAGCAAAAAACCTTAAATTCATCGCCAGAGTAGGAGCGGGAATGGAAAATATTGATATTCCTGTTGCTGAAAAATTAGGAATTCAACTGATCAATTCTCCTGAAGGAAACAGAGATTCTGTTGCCGAACATGTTGTCGGAATGTTATTGATTTTAATGAACCGACTTTTCATTGCCTCAAACGAAGTG comes from Chryseobacterium sp. 3008163 and encodes:
- a CDS encoding acyl-CoA thioesterase; protein product: MAKIKKASESLTVMTNIVLPNDTNQLRNLFGGELLARMDRCASISATRHCERRVVTASVNHVSFDHPIPEGGIVVMESKVSRAFSTSMEIYVDVWLDDPINHKKIQTNKGIYTFVAVDEFNRPIPIPAMEPETELEVERFDAALRRKELSLILSGRMKPSESVELKKLFQDPS